In a single window of the Pongo abelii isolate AG06213 chromosome 1, NHGRI_mPonAbe1-v2.0_pri, whole genome shotgun sequence genome:
- the ABCD3 gene encoding ATP-binding cassette sub-family D member 3 (The RefSeq protein has 3 substitutions compared to this genomic sequence), with the protein MAAFSKYLTARNSSLAGAAFLLLCLLHKRRRALGLQGKKSGKPPLQNNEQKEGKKERAVVDKVFFSRLTQILKIMVPRTFCKETGYLVLIAVMLVSRTYCDVWMIQNGTLIESGIIGRSRKDFKRYLFNFIAAMPLISLANNFLKYGLNELKLCFRVRLTKYLYEEYLQAFTYYKMGNLDNRIANPDQLLTQDVEKFCNSVVDLYSNLSKPFLDIVLYIFKLTSAIGAQGPASMMAYLVVSGLFLTRLRRPIGKMTITEQKYEGEYRYVNSRLITNSEEIAFYNGNKREKQTVHSVFRKLVEHLHNFILFRFSMGFIDSIIAKYLATVVGYLVVSRPFLDLSHPRHLKSTHSELLEDYYQSGRMLLRMSQALGRIVLAGREMTRLAGFTARITELMQVLKDLNHGKYERTMVSQQEKGIEGVQVIPLIPGAGEIIIADNIIKFDHVPLATPNGDVLIRDLNFEVRSGANVLICGPNGCGKSSLFRVLGELWPLFGGRLTKPERGKLFYVPQKPYMTLGTLRDQVIYPDGREDQKRKGISDLVLKEYLDNVQLGHILEREGGWDSVQDWMDVLCGGEKQRMAMARLFYHKPQFAILDECTSAVSVDVEGYIYSHCRKVGITLFTVSHRKSLWKHHEYYLHMDGRGNYEFKQITEDTVEFGS; encoded by the exons cagaaagaGGGGAAAAAGGAGCGAGCTGTGGTGGACAAGGTGTTTTTCTCAAGGCTCACACAGATTCTGAAAATCATGGTCCCTAGAACATTTTGTAAAGAG ACAGGTTACTTGGTGCTTATTGCTGTTATGCTGGTGTCTCGAACATATTGTGATGTTTGGATGATTCAAAATGGGACACTAATTGAAAG TGGTATCATTGGTCGTAGCAGGAAAGATTTCAAGAGATACTTATTCAACTTCATCGCTGCCATGCCTCTT atctCTCTGGTTAATAACTTCTTGAAGTATGGGTTAAATGAGCTTAAACTGTGCTTCCGAGTAAGGCTCACTAAATACCTCTATGAAGAGTATCTTCA AGCTTTCACATATTATAAAATGGGAAATCTGGACAACAGAATAGCTAATCCAGACCAGCTGCTTACACAAGATGTAGAAAAATTTTGTAACAGTGTAGTCGATCTGTATTCAAATCTTAGTAAG cCATTTTTAGACATAGTTTTGTATATCTTTAAGTTGACGAGTGCAATTGGAGCTCAG GGCCCAGCAAGCATGATGGCCTACTTGGTTGTTTCTGGGCTATTCCTAACTCGACTTAGAAGACCCATTGGTAAGATGACAATAACTGAGCAAAAGTATGAAGGAGAATATAGATATGTTAATTCTCGGCTCATCACAAACAG tgAAGAAATTGCCTTTTACAAtgggaataaaagagaaaagcagacaGTCCACTCAGTCTTCCGAAAACTG GTGGAACACCtacataatttcattttgtttcggTTTTCAATGGGCTTCATTGATAGCATTATTGCCAAAT ACCTTGCCACTGTTGTTGGTTACCTAGTTGTCAGTCGCCCTTTCTTAGATTTGTCTCATCCTCGACATCTCAAGAGTACACATTCGGAACTTCTAGAG gaTTACTACCAAAGTGGAAGAATGCTTTTGCGAATGTCTCAAGCTCTGGGTCGAATAGTTTTGGCTGGGCGTGAAATGACTAGATTGGCCGG ttttactgCTCGGATTACAGAATTAATGCAAGTACTGAAGGATTTAAATCATGGCAAATATGAGCGCACAATGGTCTCACAACAGGAAAAGG GTATTGAAGGAGTACAAGTCATTCCCTTGATACCTGGTGCTGGAGAAATCATTATTGCAGATAACATTATAAA GTTTGATCATGTTCCTTTAGCAACGCCAAATGGAGATGTTTTGATCCGAGACCTTAATTTTGAA gttcgATCTGGGGCTAACGTTCTAATTTGTGGTCCAAATGGCTGCGGAAAGAGTTCACTTTTCCGTGTTCTTGGTGAA tTATGGCCTCTTTTTGGAGGACGTCTAACTAAACCCGAAagaggaaaattattttatgttcctCAG AGACCTTACATGACCCTTGGAACACTTCGAGATCAAGTGATATATCCAGACGGACGAGAAGAtcagaaaaggaagggaatttcTGACCTA GTACTGAAGGAATACTTAGACAATGTCCAGTTGGGTCATATCCTTGAACGTGAAGGAGGCTGGGACAGTGTTCAGGATTGGATGGACGTACTCAGTGGTGGAGAAAAGCAAAGAATGGCA ATGGCAAGATTATTTTATCATAAACCCCAGTTTGCCATTTTGGATGAATGCACAAGTGCAGTTAGTGTCGATGTGGAAGGCTACATTTATAGTCATTGTCGAAAG GTCGGCATCACTCTCTTCACTGTGTCTCATAGGAAATCTCTTTGGAAACATCATGAG TACTACCTGCATATGGATGGCAGAGGCAACTATGAATTCAAACAGATAACAGAAGATACAGTTGAGTTTGGCTCTTAG
- the ABCD3 gene encoding ATP-binding cassette sub-family D member 3 isoform X4 — translation MVPRTFCKETGYLVLIAVMLVSRTYCDVWMIQNGTLIESGIIGRSRKDFKRYLFNFIAAMPLISLVNNFLKYGLNELKLCFRVRLTKYLYEEYLQAFTYYKMGNLDNRIANPDQLLTQDVEKFCNSVVDLYSNLSKPFLDIVLYIFKLTSAIGAQGPASMMAYLVVSGLFLTRLRRPIGKMTITEQKYEGEYRYVNSRLITNSEEIAFYNGNKREKQTVHSVFRKLVEHLHNFILFRFSMGFIDSIIAKYLATVVGYLVVSRPFLDLSHPRHLKSTHSELLEDYYQSGRMLLRMSQALGRIVLAGREMTRLAGFTARITELMQVLKDLNHGKYERTMVSQQEKGIEGVQVIPLIPGAGEIIIADNIIKFDHVPLATPNGDVLIRDLNFEVRSGANVLICGPNGCGKSSLFRVLGELWPLFGGRLTKPERGKLFYVPQRPYMTLGTLRDQVIYPDGREDQKRKGISDLVLKEYLDNVQLGHILEREGGWDSVQDWMDVLSGGEKQRMAMARLFYHKPQFAILDECTSAVSVDVEGYIYSHCRKVGITLFTVSHRKSLWKHHEYYLHMDGRGNYEFKQITEDTVEFGS, via the exons ATGGTCCCTAGAACATTTTGTAAAGAG ACAGGTTACTTGGTGCTTATTGCTGTTATGCTGGTGTCTCGAACATATTGTGATGTTTGGATGATTCAAAATGGGACACTAATTGAAAG TGGTATCATTGGTCGTAGCAGGAAAGATTTCAAGAGATACTTATTCAACTTCATCGCTGCCATGCCTCTT atctCTCTGGTTAATAACTTCTTGAAGTATGGGTTAAATGAGCTTAAACTGTGCTTCCGAGTAAGGCTCACTAAATACCTCTATGAAGAGTATCTTCA AGCTTTCACATATTATAAAATGGGAAATCTGGACAACAGAATAGCTAATCCAGACCAGCTGCTTACACAAGATGTAGAAAAATTTTGTAACAGTGTAGTCGATCTGTATTCAAATCTTAGTAAG cCATTTTTAGACATAGTTTTGTATATCTTTAAGTTGACGAGTGCAATTGGAGCTCAG GGCCCAGCAAGCATGATGGCCTACTTGGTTGTTTCTGGGCTATTCCTAACTCGACTTAGAAGACCCATTGGTAAGATGACAATAACTGAGCAAAAGTATGAAGGAGAATATAGATATGTTAATTCTCGGCTCATCACAAACAG tgAAGAAATTGCCTTTTACAAtgggaataaaagagaaaagcagacaGTCCACTCAGTCTTCCGAAAACTG GTGGAACACCtacataatttcattttgtttcggTTTTCAATGGGCTTCATTGATAGCATTATTGCCAAAT ACCTTGCCACTGTTGTTGGTTACCTAGTTGTCAGTCGCCCTTTCTTAGATTTGTCTCATCCTCGACATCTCAAGAGTACACATTCGGAACTTCTAGAG gaTTACTACCAAAGTGGAAGAATGCTTTTGCGAATGTCTCAAGCTCTGGGTCGAATAGTTTTGGCTGGGCGTGAAATGACTAGATTGGCCGG ttttactgCTCGGATTACAGAATTAATGCAAGTACTGAAGGATTTAAATCATGGCAAATATGAGCGCACAATGGTCTCACAACAGGAAAAGG GTATTGAAGGAGTACAAGTCATTCCCTTGATACCTGGTGCTGGAGAAATCATTATTGCAGATAACATTATAAA GTTTGATCATGTTCCTTTAGCAACGCCAAATGGAGATGTTTTGATCCGAGACCTTAATTTTGAA gttcgATCTGGGGCTAACGTTCTAATTTGTGGTCCAAATGGCTGCGGAAAGAGTTCACTTTTCCGTGTTCTTGGTGAA tTATGGCCTCTTTTTGGAGGACGTCTAACTAAACCCGAAagaggaaaattattttatgttcctCAG AGACCTTACATGACCCTTGGAACACTTCGAGATCAAGTGATATATCCAGACGGACGAGAAGAtcagaaaaggaagggaatttcTGACCTA GTACTGAAGGAATACTTAGACAATGTCCAGTTGGGTCATATCCTTGAACGTGAAGGAGGCTGGGACAGTGTTCAGGATTGGATGGACGTACTCAGTGGTGGAGAAAAGCAAAGAATGGCA ATGGCAAGATTATTTTATCATAAACCCCAGTTTGCCATTTTGGATGAATGCACAAGTGCAGTTAGTGTCGATGTGGAAGGCTACATTTATAGTCATTGTCGAAAG GTCGGCATCACTCTCTTCACTGTGTCTCATAGGAAATCTCTTTGGAAACATCATGAG TACTACCTGCATATGGATGGCAGAGGCAACTATGAATTCAAACAGATAACAGAAGATACAGTTGAGTTTGGCTCTTAG
- the ABCD3 gene encoding ATP-binding cassette sub-family D member 3 isoform X3, translating into MAAFSKYLTARNSSLAGAAFLLLCLLHKRRRALGLQGKKSGKPPLQNNEKEGKKERAVVDKVFFSRLTQILKIMVPRTFCKETGYLVLIAVMLVSRTYCDVWMIQNGTLIESGIIGRSRKDFKRYLFNFIAAMPLISLVNNFLKYGLNELKLCFRVRLTKYLYEEYLQAFTYYKMGNLDNRIANPDQLLTQDVEKFCNSVVDLYSNLSKPFLDIVLYIFKLTSAIGAQGPASMMAYLVVSGLFLTRLRRPIGKMTITEQKYEGEYRYVNSRLITNSEEIAFYNGNKREKQTVHSVFRKLVEHLHNFILFRFSMGFIDSIIAKYLATVVGYLVVSRPFLDLSHPRHLKSTHSELLEDYYQSGRMLLRMSQALGRIVLAGREMTRLAGFTARITELMQVLKDLNHGKYERTMVSQQEKGIEGVQVIPLIPGAGEIIIADNIIKFDHVPLATPNGDVLIRDLNFEVRSGANVLICGPNGCGKSSLFRVLGELWPLFGGRLTKPERGKLFYVPQRPYMTLGTLRDQVIYPDGREDQKRKGISDLVLKEYLDNVQLGHILEREGGWDSVQDWMDVLSGGEKQRMAMARLFYHKPQFAILDECTSAVSVDVEGYIYSHCRKVGITLFTVSHRKSLWKHHEYYLHMDGRGNYEFKQITEDTVEFGS; encoded by the exons aaagaGGGGAAAAAGGAGCGAGCTGTGGTGGACAAGGTGTTTTTCTCAAGGCTCACACAGATTCTGAAAATCATGGTCCCTAGAACATTTTGTAAAGAG ACAGGTTACTTGGTGCTTATTGCTGTTATGCTGGTGTCTCGAACATATTGTGATGTTTGGATGATTCAAAATGGGACACTAATTGAAAG TGGTATCATTGGTCGTAGCAGGAAAGATTTCAAGAGATACTTATTCAACTTCATCGCTGCCATGCCTCTT atctCTCTGGTTAATAACTTCTTGAAGTATGGGTTAAATGAGCTTAAACTGTGCTTCCGAGTAAGGCTCACTAAATACCTCTATGAAGAGTATCTTCA AGCTTTCACATATTATAAAATGGGAAATCTGGACAACAGAATAGCTAATCCAGACCAGCTGCTTACACAAGATGTAGAAAAATTTTGTAACAGTGTAGTCGATCTGTATTCAAATCTTAGTAAG cCATTTTTAGACATAGTTTTGTATATCTTTAAGTTGACGAGTGCAATTGGAGCTCAG GGCCCAGCAAGCATGATGGCCTACTTGGTTGTTTCTGGGCTATTCCTAACTCGACTTAGAAGACCCATTGGTAAGATGACAATAACTGAGCAAAAGTATGAAGGAGAATATAGATATGTTAATTCTCGGCTCATCACAAACAG tgAAGAAATTGCCTTTTACAAtgggaataaaagagaaaagcagacaGTCCACTCAGTCTTCCGAAAACTG GTGGAACACCtacataatttcattttgtttcggTTTTCAATGGGCTTCATTGATAGCATTATTGCCAAAT ACCTTGCCACTGTTGTTGGTTACCTAGTTGTCAGTCGCCCTTTCTTAGATTTGTCTCATCCTCGACATCTCAAGAGTACACATTCGGAACTTCTAGAG gaTTACTACCAAAGTGGAAGAATGCTTTTGCGAATGTCTCAAGCTCTGGGTCGAATAGTTTTGGCTGGGCGTGAAATGACTAGATTGGCCGG ttttactgCTCGGATTACAGAATTAATGCAAGTACTGAAGGATTTAAATCATGGCAAATATGAGCGCACAATGGTCTCACAACAGGAAAAGG GTATTGAAGGAGTACAAGTCATTCCCTTGATACCTGGTGCTGGAGAAATCATTATTGCAGATAACATTATAAA GTTTGATCATGTTCCTTTAGCAACGCCAAATGGAGATGTTTTGATCCGAGACCTTAATTTTGAA gttcgATCTGGGGCTAACGTTCTAATTTGTGGTCCAAATGGCTGCGGAAAGAGTTCACTTTTCCGTGTTCTTGGTGAA tTATGGCCTCTTTTTGGAGGACGTCTAACTAAACCCGAAagaggaaaattattttatgttcctCAG AGACCTTACATGACCCTTGGAACACTTCGAGATCAAGTGATATATCCAGACGGACGAGAAGAtcagaaaaggaagggaatttcTGACCTA GTACTGAAGGAATACTTAGACAATGTCCAGTTGGGTCATATCCTTGAACGTGAAGGAGGCTGGGACAGTGTTCAGGATTGGATGGACGTACTCAGTGGTGGAGAAAAGCAAAGAATGGCA ATGGCAAGATTATTTTATCATAAACCCCAGTTTGCCATTTTGGATGAATGCACAAGTGCAGTTAGTGTCGATGTGGAAGGCTACATTTATAGTCATTGTCGAAAG GTCGGCATCACTCTCTTCACTGTGTCTCATAGGAAATCTCTTTGGAAACATCATGAG TACTACCTGCATATGGATGGCAGAGGCAACTATGAATTCAAACAGATAACAGAAGATACAGTTGAGTTTGGCTCTTAG